The Fibrobacter sp. DNA window CCGCTCAGGATGATGCGTGAGGCGGGGATGAAAAGTGTGAGCGTTTGATGACTAAGAAAAAGAAGATTATGATTACGGCGATTGTTTTATCGGTTCTTTTTATACTGGGTGACGCTGGTGTGCTGTTCCTCAGCCAGGCGAAGTTTGGGCGCATTCCGCAGGGCAAGCGTCTGGAGCGTATCAAACAGTCGCCGCATTACGACGGCAAGCAGTTCGTGAACGAGGTCGAGACGGTCACCATGACGGGCGACAAGAACATTTTCGCCGTGTGGAAGGATTTCCTGTTCGGTGACAAGAGTCAGACCGTTCCCGATACCGCGATGAATGTTGTTAAGACGGACCTGAAGTCACTGCCGCTGGACCGCGATTGGATTGTGTGGTTCGGACATTCTTCGTATCTGCTTAATTTGTCAGGAAAGAAGGTGCTGGTGGACCCGGTTTTCTATCAGGGCTCGCCGGTGAGTTTCGTGAACAAGATGTTCAAGGGCACGGACGTTTACAAGCCCGTCGACATGCCGGACATAGACTATCTGGTGATTACACACGACCACTGGGACCATCTGGATTATGAGGTGGTGAAAGAATTGGAGCCGCGCGTGAAGAAGGTGGTGACGGGCCTCGGCGTGGGCGAGCATTTTGAATACTGGGGCTATCCGGTTGAAAAATTGGTGGAACTCGA harbors:
- a CDS encoding MBL fold metallo-hydrolase; the protein is MTKKKKIMITAIVLSVLFILGDAGVLFLSQAKFGRIPQGKRLERIKQSPHYDGKQFVNEVETVTMTGDKNIFAVWKDFLFGDKSQTVPDTAMNVVKTDLKSLPLDRDWIVWFGHSSYLLNLSGKKVLVDPVFYQGSPVSFVNKMFKGTDVYKPVDMPDIDYLVITHDHWDHLDYEVVKELEPRVKKVVTGLGVGEHFEYWGYPVEKLVELDWWESADLGDGFSVTGTPARHFSGRDLRQNKTLWSSFAFKSPKRTVWIGGDTGYGPHFAKVGKKFPDIDLAILENGQYNKDWALIHTMPHELGKVMKDLDANRYMTVHHSKFCLSKHSY